Proteins from a single region of Coregonus clupeaformis isolate EN_2021a chromosome 19, ASM2061545v1, whole genome shotgun sequence:
- the LOC121531566 gene encoding LOW QUALITY PROTEIN: sulfide:quinone oxidoreductase, mitochondrial (The sequence of the model RefSeq protein was modified relative to this genomic sequence to represent the inferred CDS: deleted 1 base in 1 codon) → MATVTVVHRQPALWRQCHRTAGIGVCHLHTSSSHASSKEHYKVLVLGGGSGGITMSARMKRKLGAEHVAIVEPSEMHYYQPIWTLVGAGAKDVASSGRPTASVVPSGVKWVRSRVQEVNPDTNTVRTDNGMEISYEYLIVALGLQLHYEKIKGLPEIKDWVKFKIGSNYSVKTVEKTWSALQNFKEGNAIFSFPNTPVKCAGAPQKIMYLTDAYLRKTGKRATANVVYNTSLPVLFGIKKYADALWEIVKNRDIQVNLRHNLIEVRADRQEAVFENLDNPGEIEVFEYEMLHVTPPMGPNPVVKGSSLADEGGWLDVDKDTLQHNRYPNVFGIGDCTNLPTAKTAAAVAAQSSILDRTISKVLKNEKPDRKYDGYTSCPLVTSYSTVILAEFDYNGQPLETFPIDQSKERRTMYHMKADVMPHLYWHGLLKGFWGGPGPYRKIMHLGMK, encoded by the exons ATGGCTACAGTGACAGTGGTGCATCGGCAGCCAGCCCTGTGGAGGCAGTGCCATAGGACTGCTGGTATTGGCGTCTGTCATCTCCACACCAGCAGCAGTCACGCCTCCTCCAAAGAGCACTACAAGGTCCTGGTGCTGGGAGGAGGAAGTGGTGGCATCACCATGAGCGCTCGGATGAAGAGGAAGCTAGGGGCGGAACATGTGGCCATAGTGGAACCCAGTGAG ATGCACTACTATCAGCCCATCTGGACATTGGTTGGTGCTGGGGCTAAAGACGTGGCCTCTTCCGGTCGCCCTACTGCC AGCGTCGTGCCGTCTGGAGTCAAGTGGGTTAGATCCAGGGTTCAGGAGGTCAACCCAGACACAAACACTGTGCGCACAGACAACGGCATGGAG ATCTCCTACGAATATCTGATAGTGGCACTAGGTCTACAGCTACACTATGAGAAG ATCAAGGGCCTGCCTGAGATTAAAGATTGGGTGAAATTTAAGATTGGTTCAAACTACTCTGTGAAAACCGTGGAGAAGACTTGGAGTGCACTGCAGAACTTCAAGGAGGGAAATGCTATATTCTCTTTCCCCAACACTCCGGTGAAGTGTGCAGGAGCACCACAGAAGATCATGTACCTGACCGATGCTTATCTCAGAAAG ACAGGAAAAAGGGCTACGGCCAACGTCGTGTACAACACATCACTGCCAGTGCTGTTTGGGATCAAGAAATATGCAGATGCATTGTGGGAGATAGTGAAGAATCGCGACATCCAGGTGAATCTCAGACACAACCTCATCGAGGTCCGGGCCGACAGGCAGGAGGCCGTGTTTGAAAACCTCGACAATCCCGGAGAAATCGAAGTGTTTGAG TATGAGATGCTTCATGTCACTCCTCCAATGGGACCCAACCCGGTGGTTAAAGGATCCTCATTGGCTGATGAAGGTGGCTGGCTGGACGTCGACAAAGACACCCTTCAACATAACAGGTATCCCAATGTGTTTGGGATCGGAGACTGCACCAACCTGCCGACAGCCAAAACAGCTGCTGCGGTGG CTGCCCAGTCTAGTATTCTGGACAGAACAATTTCAAAAGTCTTAAAGAATGAAAAGCCGGATAGGAAG TATGACGGCTACACGTCCTGCCCTTTGGTGACGAGCTACAGTACAGTCATTCTGGCTGAGTTTGACTATAATGGGCAGCCATTGGAGACGTTCCCCATTGACCAAAGCAAGGAGAGAAGGACCATGTACCACATGAAAGCTGACGTGATGCCTCATCTGTACTGGCATGGTCTCCTCAA GGGATTCTGGGGTGGACCAGGACCATACAGGAAAATCATGCACCTTGGGATGAAATAA